ATGGAAGAGAAACCTTTAGTATGCTTTGCCGCTTCTGGCGGCGCGCGTATGCAAGAAGGGTTATTATCTTTGATGCAAATGGCAAGAACCGCAGCGGCTGTTGAGCGCATGCGTTTGGCCGGTATTCCTTATATCGTAGTATTAACCAACCCTGTATATGGCGGCGTTACCGCCTCCTTGGCGATGTTAGGTGATATTCATCTGGCGGAGCCTAAAGCCATGATTGGTTTTGCGGGTAAGCGGGTCATTGAGCAGACGGTACGGGAGACTTTAGAGGAGCCATTCCAGCGTGCAGAGTTCTTGTTAGAGCATGGGGTGATTGATGAAGTAGTTCATCGGCATCAGCTTATAGACACCACTTATCGACTGCTCGCAAAATTGTGTAATAAGCCCAACGTTGATGCTTAGAGTCAGCGTTACTGCTTAAAGCTAATTCTAACCTAAGCCCTGTTTAGCTTGTTATTGTTAACCTAGCTTTTAACACCTTTAAATAGCATTTATCGTCATGAGCGATAAATGCTATTTTTAGTTTGGCGGTAATAATTTAATTTTGGTTTTAAGTCCGGTTGTTATACACTGCCTTTGAGTTTGGTTTGAATATTGATTTTGGTTGATAACTTGTGCTCAATCTTAGTTTCTCGCTTTAAGGCTTTTCACTTATAGGTTCTTTTATGCCCGCATCTTCTACTTCTAATAATATTGATTCTAATAGTCCCACCAGTGCTTCTACGCTTAGCGAATGGCTGGATTATATGCAGCAAATCCATGTCTCAGCGATAGATATGGGGCTGTCACGAGTGCTGCCAGTTGCTGAGCAATTGGGCGTGGTGCAGTCAGCAAAAGATGATGCTTATGTGTTCACAGTCGCAGGCACCAATGGTAAAGGCTCGACGACGGCGGTAATCAGTGCGATGTGCCAGAGTGCAGGCTATAAAACGGCCTTATATCAATCGCCGCATTTAAGTGTCTTTAATGAGCGTGTGCGTATTAATGGCGAGATGGTTAGTGATCAAACTTTGATTGCAGCCTTTAATAAAGTAGAAAGAGCTAGGCTTGATTGCGGCTTGACCTTATCATTTTTTGAGATGACTACTTTAGCGGCATTATTGATATTTGCTGAGGCTGACTGCGATGTTTGGGTTTTAGAGGTAGGCTTGGGTGGGCGCTTGGATGTGGTCAATATCATAGATCCAGATATGGCGGTAATAACCAATATTGGCATCGACCACGTTGATTGGTTAGGGGATAATCTTGAGGACATTGGACGCGAGAAAGCGGGCATCTTGCGTAAAGATATTACGCTGATTTATGGCGCCGCCGCTATGCCTAATAGTATCCAACAAACCATTAGCAGCAATAACGTAACTGCTTATCAAGTAGAACAAGACTTTAGTTATGATGTCCTCGATGAGCAAACTTGGCAGTATAGTAACGCTGCTGTGACTATGCAGCTGCCGCGTCCAGCATTGTCGCTTATGAACACCGCTAATGCGCTATCAGCAGTGCTAGCAAGCCCACTGAATGTAAGCGTTACAGCTATTGAGCAAGCACTGAAAAAGGTAAAGCTAGCCGGGCGTTTTGATTATCGTAGGCTCAAAGACCGCCATTGGTTGTTTGATGTGGCGCATAATGAGCAAGGGGTTGAGTTCTTATTGGCTCAATTGTTACCTTTGTGGCAACAGCATTTATCTAAGCAGCAGGCTGAGCGATCAAATAATAAAAACCCAGTCATTAAGTTATTATTCTCAATGCTGGGTGATAAAGATATCGATCAAGTGGTTCAGCGTTTAACCCAAGCTGATTTGCCTATTACCGATTGGTTCATTGCCGAGATTGACTATCCACGAGCAGCCAGCACAGCACAATTACACAGCGTATTATCGACCTATATTGAGGCTGCTGATAGGCATGAATATGCTAATTTAGCTGCAGCGACTCAGGCCGTTATTGAGGCTAGTGAACCGCAGGATTTAATTGTAGTTTGTGGCTCATTTCATACCATAGGAGAAGCGCTTGCTGCTCTGGAAAAATGCTAGACTTATCTTTGAATTGAGCGGTTTTAATGTTAATGTTAAGTACAGACTGATAGCAGACAGTACGAAAAATATACTTTATAATCAAGGTGCTTCTGTAGATTTAGGATAACCTTTAACAAGTAACGGTAAGCGCTGATGGCTCTATCATGAGCATTAATTATAGCTGCGCCGACCAATCAACCTTATTACCAACTAAGAGACGTAAACGGATGAACTTTTCGAGACAAGCCTTATTGGGCATCGGGATGATTATAGGCGGTAGCGTGATGCTATACGCCATGGTACAGCAAATTGGTTCAAGCGATGAGCAGGCTCAAGTACCGCTTATCGTCAATGAATCCACCAATGAGCAAGCATCAACGACACCATTAACTACCGATATTGATACCGAAAAAAGGATTTTGGCTCAAAAACAAAAAGAGCGTGCAGCACGAGTGGCTGAACAAGAAAAGCGGGCGGAACAATTCTTAGCTGAACAAGAGAGCGCTGAGGCGCAAGCTTTGGCAAAAGCACGTGCTGAAAATGAACAATACAGAGAAAATACGACCACCACTGGCGGTGACGCAGACAGCCCAGAAGCGGCGCAGGAAACCCCAGCTACTGATTCGCAGCCTATTGCTAATAAGGTTACAAGCACAACAAACAGTGTCACAACCAAAGAAATCGCAGAGACCAAAAAGCTAGTAGAAGCTGCTGATGCTGCACTAAAAGAAGCACAAATAAAAAAGCAAGCTGAAGCGAAAAAGCAAGCAGAAGAACGAGCGGCGGCTGAGCGTAAAAAACAGGCCGAAGAAAAAGCGGCTGCCGAAGCCGCTAAAAACGAGCCCCCCAAAGCACCAACCGATTATACAGTTAAACGTGGTGACGGCTTATTAAAGCTGGCCCGTCAATATAATGTGCCAGTTGAGGCTTTAGCACAGGCTAATGATATATCGCCGTCGGCAAGCTTGCAGGTTGGTCAGGATTTAACCATTCCTTCTCGTAAGCAAATCCAGCGTTTAGAGCGTGAAGCTGCTGCTGCCGAAAAGGCACGTGAAGAAAAGCGTAAAAAAGAGCAAGCGCTGGCTAAAAAGTCAGCTGATGCCAAACGAGACGCCCAGCAAAAGTTACGAGAAGCGCGTCAGGAAGCTAAAGCAACCGATGCGAAAGGTGATTTTGGTGTCCAAGTGGCTTTAGCCAGCAACCAAGCAGCCGCTGATGAAGTCGCCAAAAAATTTAAAGCAGCGGGCTATGAGGTTAAAACCAGTGCCACCAGTCGCGGTGTAAGAGTTATCGTTGGCCCTGAGCGTGGTAAAGTGGCGGCGCTGGCATTAAAAGATAAAGTAAATAGCGATCCTAATGTCGATACCACCAGTGCTTGGGTGTTGTACTGGCGTTAATTTTTTATCTGCCAGTCATACAACTAATAACAAAGCTTTCAGAACACGACATATATTGTCGTGTTTTGTGGTTTAAGGATTGTAGATAAGGGTCTGCTAAGGTAGTATGCCCTCATTTATAGTTTATTACTCTTTTCTGTAACCCGTGTTGACCTCCAATGGTCATCACGCTGTGATTGGCTGCTCTATTTAAGCTTATCTTAAAACCTTAAAACCAGTCATCCTAAACATTTTATAAGGCAATATTATGTCATTTGGCATGATTTTTTTGGTATTGGCGCTAGGTTTTTTGGGACTGATTACGTTACCAAAGCTACTATCAAGATATCGCTCAACTTCCAAAAGTATAGAACCTACTCCACAGCCTGTACGCGGTGATGACTTAGCCATTTGGCCATTTGCACCGATGCCCATTATGACCGATACCGAAGTTATTTTTTTTCATAAGCTTAAAAATGCGTTGCCGGAATATCATATTTTTGTCCAAGTGCAGCTCTCACGTATTATTGAAGCCAATAGTGAGGAAACGAGCGAGCGTAGCTTTTGGTTCAATCGTATCTGTCGCCAAAGTGTTGATTATGTGGTGACCGATGTTGATGGGCAGACGACCTTGGTTGCCATTGAGCTTGATGACTGGACGCACAGTAGTAAATCAAGACAAAAAGCCGATGATAAAAAGGATAAAGCCCTTGCCAGTGCGGGTATTGCCATTGTACGCTTTCATGCCGAGCGCATGCCCAGCGCTGATATGCTCAGATATGAGCTGATGCAAGTCATTGAGAATTACTAGTTCTTAACTTAGTATGAGTTGAAAAGTAGTATTAATTTAAAAGCTGCACAAACTATTTAATGCTAATTATCTGCTGCATTTTGATGTTGAGGATAGATAACTACGGGCTTATCACCTTCAAAATATAAACCTGTTCTCGGTAGCCAATCATCTTCCCTTTGATTTAACTCTACTGCTTTAGTTTGAGGTCCATCATAAAAACTGCGTTTGGTAAACCATTCGATATAATGTGCTAAGCGCAGTTGACTGCTCTCTAGCCGTGTAAGATTAGCTTTATCCCGTCTATCGCACCATTTATGCATGGGAAAGCTTGGTGACAACCAATCAGGCCAGTTAAATTGACTTAAATCAGTTAGATTCATGGGCAAAAAGAATCTGCCCTTTATCAGCGCATAACGCTTATCAATTTTGACTTGTCCCTGACTCTCGGTCTCTACCCACACCGCACGAAACTGCTTGGTTTGCATATAAGTCATTTTACGTTCTAAGTTGTCATTGGAGTTGATACCGACCCAGTTTTCAGGGGCAAACGGGGGCGAACCCATAAAGAACTTAATCGCCAGCTCCCAATGTTCTACTTGCGCCTCTTTATGATTGTACAAGATCAAATCCAGCTCGCCCGTAGTTTGCTTGCCACTATAAAGCTGTATATTGTTAGCGAGGGTCTCATAAGGATGCAGCCTGCGTGCATAGCCATCTTCTAACCAAAATGCTAACAAACCCTCAAAATGGAAGCCCAAACGATTAGGGCTGGGACGGGCTAGCAAATAACGAGTCAGTTCTTGATAAGCACTAGTATTATCCAGCTCATGTAAGCGCAGCTGATAAGCGTTAAATTGGGCTAACCAAAAATCAGCAGGGTGTACAGAAATGCTATGAGTGTTTTGATGCGGCGCAAAATCTAACCATTGGGTCAGGACGTTTGGGCAGGCCAATACATAAGCCAAATCACGCACGTAAGGTCGCCGAAAAGCTTCCCATGGCGCATTATCTATAAGGGCAAAAGAGGGCTGAGCAGCCTGCTTGGACATAACATAGACCAACTTAAACAATAAGCATTTACCCTAACGTCTTACTGGATAAAAGTCTATAGGTCGTTATCAGATGTTAAACTGGCGCACAGTTGACAATATATCGTTATGACCTATAATCAATAGACAATATATAAGATTAAATAATATTTAGGAGCAAAATATGAATTATCTTTTACAAGTTGATTTCCCTTATAGTGGTCCTTTTGGTGATGAATTTTTCACTGAAATGGAAGGACTTGCTCAAGACATTGCTACCGAAAACGGTCTGGTCTATAAGTTATGGACAGAAAACGAAGAGACTCAAGAAGCGGGCGGGATTTATGTCTTTGATAATTTAGACGATGCTAACAGATACCTAGCCAAGCATACCGAACGTTTGACATCATTTGGCTTTAGCGATATAAAATCAAAAGTATTTAAAATCAACGAAGAGTTGAGTAAGATTACTAAAGCGTCTGTTTAAGCTCATTATTGGTATAAATAAAAGCTAGCGCTATCAACCCAAAAAAAAGCCAACCATTGAAAACAATGATTGGCTTTTCTATTTAACTAAGTATTTGGTCGGAACGGCAGGATTTGAACCTGCGACCCCTACACCCCCAGTGTAGTGCGCTACCAGACTGCGCTACGCCCCGAATGACTGACTATTCTACCCAAAATCTTCTAGATTGCAAGGGCTAATTATTGTAGTTAACCGTTGCAAGCTGATTTTAGCCATAATAGTCGTCTTTACTTAATAAAATACTAACCGAGCAGCTCTTTTAAGATCTGATTGACCTGTTGTGGATTGGCGCTACCACGGCTGGCTTTCATTACTTGGCCGACTAGACCGTTAAAGGCTTTTTGTTTGCCGCCTTTATACTCATCGACCATGGTTTGATTATTAGCAATGACTTCCTCGACCATCGCTTTAATCGCACCAGTATCGGTTTCTTGCTTAAGGCCTTTTTCTTCAATAATTATATCAGCTGCGTGGTCAGCATCACCGCCCGCGCGTTCGTATAGAGCACTGAAGACTTTTTTGGCCAGTTTGCCAGATAGGGTGTCATCATCGATACGTTTAAGCATACCAGCTAATTGCTTGGCACTGATAGGGGAGTCAATAATATTTTTATCGTCTTTGTTGAGTGCACCAAGCAAGTCACCCATGACCCAGTTGGCGGCCATCTTGGCGTTTTTTTGCCCGACCTCAGTGACTACGTCTTCAAAATAATCAGCAAGCTGACGGCTACCGGTTAAGGTGCGGGCATCGTACTCAGATAGTTCAAGTGCTTCTTCAAAGCGAGCACGGCGTGCTACTGGTAGCTCAGGCATTGCTGCTTTAATAGCGTCAATGGTATGCTGCTCAATACGTACGGGTAGCAAGTCAGGATCAGGGAAGTAGCGATAATCATCAGCGTTCTCTTTGGTGCGCATGATACGGGTTTGATCTTTGTCCGCATCATAGAGCATCGTTGCCTGTACTACTTTACCGCCATCTTCGATAATATCGATTTGACGCTCAATTTCACGATTGATAGCACGCTCGATGAAACGAAATGAGTTTAAGTTTTTCAGCTCAGTACGTGTACCTAGTTGCTCGCCGGGCTTGCGCACAGAGACGTTACAGTCGCAGCGAAACGAGCCCTCTGCCATCACCGCATCAGAGATACCGAGCCACGTTACCAATTGGTGAATCGCTCTAATGTAAGCCAAAGCTTCATCAGCTGAGCGCATATCAGGCTCGGAGACGATTTCGATGAGCGGCGTGCCAGCACGGTTCAAATCCACCCCCGTCATGCCATCGACGGCATCGTGTACCGACTTGCCCGCATCTTCTTCCAAGTGCGCGCGGGTGATACCCATGCGTTTGGGATATTCGTTTTTCTCGCCCTCATTAACCACCACATCGATATAGCCTTTACCAACGATAGGATTAGCCATTTGGGTGATTTGGTAGCCTTTGGGCAAGTCGGGATAAAAGTAATTTTTGCGATCAAAAGTGTTGAACAGTCCTAGCTCCGCATTGACGCCGATACCGAATTTTAAAGCACGATCAACCACACCTGTGTTTAATACCGGTAGTACCCCGGGCAAGCCTAAATCAATGATACTCGCTTGAGTGTTAGGCTCATGTCCAAAGTCAGTAGGCGCACTTGAAAATATCTTACTCTCAGTATTGAGCTGACAGTGAATTTCGATTCCAATGACCACTTCATAACCGTCTACCAGCAATTCTTTACGGACGGCTGGATCATTTGTAGTTGCTGTATTCATTATACCGTCTCCTTGGCGATAGGTGAGTGCTGCAGATGATGATCAGTATGCTGCTGGAACAGATGGGCGGTGGCCAGTAGTTTACTTTCTTGCCAATACTGCCCAATGAGTTGCAAGCCTACAGGCAATCCTGCCGACGTTAAGCCCACGGGCTGACTGAGCGCTGGCAGACCTGCGAGGTTGACACCGATGGTATAAACGTCGCCCAAATACATAGAAGCAGGGTCGAGATTTTCACTGAGCTTATAAGCTGCTGTAGGCGCGGTTGGACTGGCAATAACATCACAACTGGCAAAGGCTTTATTAAAGTCCTCCACGATCATTCGGCGCACTTTTTGTGCTTTGGTATAATAAGCGTCGAAATAACCAGCCGATAGCGCATAAGTACCCGTCAAGATACGGCGCTGCACTTCAGGACCAAAGCCTTCAGAGCGTGAGCGGGTATATAGATCAAGCAAGTCTTTAGGATCTTCACAGCGATAACCAAAACGTACCCCATCGAAGCGTGATAAGTTTGAAGAGGCTTCAGCAGGTGCCAGCATGTAATAGGTAGCAAGGGTAATATCAGGATCAGTAATATTCACTTCAACAATCGTTGCGCCTAAATCTTCGTACTGTTTTAGCGCCGTGCGTACCGTTTGTTCGACTTCGGCGTTTAAACCTTTGGTAAAGTACTCTTTGGCAACGCCAATACGTAAGCCTTCTAGTGGTTTAGGATTGTCAGCAGCGGCATTCTCAGCGTCATTGATATCCTGTACATAGTCAGGAACCTCACGTTCAATAGAGGTAGCATCACGGGGATCGTAGCCAGTCATCGGTTGGAGTAAGTAGGCACAGTCTTTAGCGCTACGCCCCATGCTACCGGCTTGATCAAGGCTTGAGGCGTAAGCGATCATGCCAAAGCGTGAGACCCGTCCATAAGTGGGTTTGATGCCGGTTAAACCGCAAAATGAAGCGGGCTGACGAATAGAGCCGCCCGTATCACTGGCCGTAGCTACAGGTACGAAACCTGCTGCAACCGCAGAGGCACTACCACCAGAGGAGCCGCCAGGCACGTGATCTAAATTCCAAGGATTATGAACTGCGCCGTAATAAGAGCTAACATTATCAGAACCCATCGCAAACTCATCCATATTGAGTTTACCGAGACTAATCATGCCAACTTTATCGATATTTGAGACAATAGTCGCATTATAAGGCGAGATAAAATTGTGTAGCATTTTAGAGCCACAAGTGGTTAGCACCCCTTGGGTACAAAAGATATCTTTGTGCGCCATAGGTATGCCAAGCAAAGGGCGTTTGTCGCCTTGCGCGCGCATCTCATCCGCCGCTTTTGCTTGCGCGCGTGCGGTATCAGAGGTGCTGGTGATAAAACTATTGATTTTATTATCTAACGCTTCAATACGTTTAATATAATGTTCGGTCAGCTCAAGACTGCTAAACTGCTTATCTTGCAAGCCAGCAATCAGCTGTTCGGTACTTAAGAGATGCATCTCAGACATAAGAGGTCGTCCGTCAAAAGGGTAACTGGTTAAAATGAAGAGAGTAGAAAGGCGTTGATGGCATGCTACTCAATAACTTGTGGCACTAGGTACAAGCCGTTTTCAACAGCAGGAGCCACCGATTGATTGCGTTCGCGATTGATATCATGGTGAGCCACGTCCGCACGCAGTTCTTGACATACTTCATGAATGTTTGAAAGTGGCACTATATCGGTAGTATCGACGCTACTTAGGGTCTGCATAAGGGACAATACTTTGCTGATGTCGTCAGCGTAGCTATTGGCAGTATCTTCATCGATACCTAAACGGGCAAGGTTAGCCACTTCTAAAATCTCTTGGCGACTGACATTACTGTTATCAGTCTCGGGCGTTTGCTGTGACATGGTCTCTCCAATTAAAGACTGTTTTTGTTAGACTAAAGCTTAGGGCTGGCATGCTATTTATATTCAGCTTAAATCTTACTGATCAGCAGTGTAATCTTAACAGCTCAACCCATACGACAATAATCGATAGCGTATTATAAAGCATCTGCAGTAAGTTTACAGAGTAGGGTACAAGCTTGTCGCATAATTACTATATTACTTGCCCTAATCTGGGCGTTATAGAGGCCATCGAAAGGTTATTGATTTATTATCAAGCGCTTACCTATGAATCAGACGACAAATAAGTTACAGTAAGCACACATTAAGTTATTTGCACAGTCAATGAAGTAGAATTAATGCACTAATGTAAAGTCTTAAACTGGCTTAACTATCATAGCCATTACTGTCATTGTGAATCTTTTATAAATTCTAGCATTTAACACTAGAATGAAGGCTACTTGATGTAAATATCTGTGTTTTTTTTGGGTTAAATCGGTATAATTTAGCTCAATTTTATCATTGTTGTTTCAGTTCGACTGGATGCGTGGGCAGACTTTACTGTTAACTATCTTACAACGAGCTACGCACCGTGGACGAGTAACGCCTCTGTCATCTCATTCGCCTCATTTGCCTTATTTTAAAGCGCTGGATAAATTAGTCATGAACCCGTTTGGATTTTTATCAAATAATATCGCAATCGACCTTGGTACTGCGAATACCCTCATCTTTGTTCCTAACAAAGGAGTGGTACTCGATGAGCCTACCGTCGTTGCTCTACGTAGTAATCGTACTCAAAACCCTACTGTCGCTGCTGTTGGAATCGATGCCAAGCAAATGCTAGGGCGTACCCCTGCTAATATTACTGCTATCCGTCCCTTAAAGGATGGAGTGATTGCTGATTTTGAAGTTACTCAAAAGATGCTTAAACACTTTATCAGTAAAGTTAAAGCCAAGCGCTTTATGGCTCAGCCTAATGTAGTGGTCTGTGTTCCTTGCAAGTCTACTTTGGTTGAACGCAAAGCCATTCGTGAAGCAGTCTCATCAGCGGGCGCTAATAAAGTCTTATTGTTAGAAGAGCCTATGGCGGCAGCTATTGGTGCCGGTATGCCGGTTCATGAAGCCAGCGGTTCGATGGTGGTAGATATCGGCGGCGGCACTACTGAGATTGCCGTTATCGCCTTATCTGGCTGTGTCTATTCTGAATCCATACGCATTGGCGGGGATATGTTTGATGAGGCCATCATTACCCACGTACGTCGTACTCATGGTTGTGTGATTGGTGAAACCACTGCTGAGCGGATCAAGCAAGAAGTGGGCTCGGCGCTGAACGAAGAGCAAATGCTAGAAGTGGAGGTTCGTGGGCGTAGTATGGCGGAGGGTGTGCCTAAAACTTTTACTGTGAACTCAGAAGAGATTCAAAAAGCTTTGAGTGATCCATTAGGTGGCATTGTCAGTGCGGTCAAAGCTGCCCTTGAGCAAACGCCTCCTGAACTATCATCAGATATCGCTGAGCGTGGTATTGTCTTAACTGGTGGTGGGGCTTTGCTACGTGACTTAGATAAGCTTATCTCAAAAGAGACAGGATTACCGGTAACAGTAGCCGAGGATCCTTTAACCTGCGTGAGCCGCGGCGGTGGTAAAGCGCTTGACTTTATTAATAACAAAAGCTTAAACATGATCTTTGTCTAAATAACAATTTATACCATAAGTTTATTATCAAACAAAATCGCCCTAATAGCGTTTGGGGCGATTTTAAAGCTATATTTTTAAAGCCATAGTTGTTATTGCCCAGCAATGATTAGTACGACTAACGCAGTTTACGCTATCGCTATGACTGCCACCTCCTAATATTTAATACCCTACGCTGGGTATCGATCAGATTAAATCCTTATGGTCCCAAGTATCTTTGCTCGCCAACCTTTATCATTACGTATCACTGCTATTGTCTTAATAGTAGCGCTACTATTGATGTGGTTTGATAGCAAAAACCCAGAATGGTTTGATCCGCTGCGTAATACCAGCCATGCCGCCATGCAGCCCATTTATCAGTTTTCATTATTGCCCAGTTACGCCGAGCATTGGGCGAGTACTGGGGTGCGCTCAAAAGAAGCGCTGCGCCGTGAAAACATAAAGCTTAAGTCGCAACTGATTCACGCTCAAGCTAAGCTGCAACAGCAAGACTATATTTTGGCGCAAAATGCTCGGCTACAAGGCATTTTATCGACTACCAAGCCTGAGCAGTTTGATCTAAATTTAGCCCAAGTCATTGGGACAGATACCAACCCACTCAAGCAAATTGTAGTCATTAATAAAGGCGAACGCGATGGGGTGCAGGTTGGACAAACCGTTATTGATGAAAAAGGTATTTTGGGACAAATTATTAATGTTTATCCCAATACCAGCCGCTTATTATTGATTACTGATGAGCAGCAATCGGTTGCAGTAACCGTAAAGCGTACCGGTCAGCGTGCTATTGTTAATGGTGAGGGTATACCCACTTCGCTACGCCTAAATTACGTGTTCAAAACTTCAGATGTGCGCGTTGGTGATGAGCTGGTTTCATCGGGGCTCGGTGGTCGTATTCCAGCAGGTTATCGAGTTGGCAAGATTGCTCATATTCAAGACACACCAACGGATAACTTTAGAGATATTGAAGTGACACCCGCCGCTAACTTTATTGATAATGCTTATGTGCTAGTTTTGCAGGATAAGATGACCGCGAGCACAGTTGAACGACCAGCTATTAATACTACTCCCACTGCTGATCCAACAAATAATATGGCAATAGATGCCGACAGGTGAGCTCAGTCTCAGATATAATAAACGCTATATTCATAGTTGACGCATAAGCGCTTTTTCATCACCATGAATAGTTGATAAGCATCTTTAAGGCAAGCATTCATGGCGTATCCCGAATCTGAACACGCAACTGGCACATTGCTAATAGCAATTGCCCTAAGCTTTATTATAGCCTCCTCATTAAATGTTTATCCTTTAAGCTCAAGCATGGCAAATTTGCGCCCCATGATTATGATCATGGTGCTTATCTTTTGGTTATTGTTCCAGCCGCGTCACGTAGGCATTTTTACCGCTTTTGCTGTTGGACTAATTGCTGATTTGTTACTCGATACACTACTAGGTCAACAAGCGTTTTCTGCGGTGATGGTAGCATTTTTTATCAAGCTGATGAGTATTTACGTGAAACAGTTGAATACTAGCATTGCTTGGTTGATAGCAGGATTAGCGCTGATCGTATTCCAGCTATGCTTATGGGCGCTACAAGCGATTACCCAAAGTGTCTTTACGATGCAAGCCAGCTTATCTTTATTGATGAGTATTTTAAGTTGGCCGCTAATATTATTAGTTTTACGCCGCTTCACTCGCTAATCCAACACTACCTACAATACTCTGCTAAAAAGCCCTACAGAGCTGGTTTCTCTAGCTTAGTTTTTCCTAAACGGTTTATACTGCGCAGGTTGTGATTGGCACCAGCAAATTATTAGCATGATCCAAATAAGAGAATAACCATGGATATTATTTTAGCCTCCGGCTCACCACGTCGCCGTGA
This sequence is a window from Psychrobacter jeotgali. Protein-coding genes within it:
- a CDS encoding DUF2726 domain-containing protein, whose protein sequence is MSFGMIFLVLALGFLGLITLPKLLSRYRSTSKSIEPTPQPVRGDDLAIWPFAPMPIMTDTEVIFFHKLKNALPEYHIFVQVQLSRIIEANSEETSERSFWFNRICRQSVDYVVTDVDGQTTLVAIELDDWTHSSKSRQKADDKKDKALASAGIAIVRFHAERMPSADMLRYELMQVIENY
- the folC gene encoding bifunctional tetrahydrofolate synthase/dihydrofolate synthase, which encodes MPASSTSNNIDSNSPTSASTLSEWLDYMQQIHVSAIDMGLSRVLPVAEQLGVVQSAKDDAYVFTVAGTNGKGSTTAVISAMCQSAGYKTALYQSPHLSVFNERVRINGEMVSDQTLIAAFNKVERARLDCGLTLSFFEMTTLAALLIFAEADCDVWVLEVGLGGRLDVVNIIDPDMAVITNIGIDHVDWLGDNLEDIGREKAGILRKDITLIYGAAAMPNSIQQTISSNNVTAYQVEQDFSYDVLDEQTWQYSNAAVTMQLPRPALSLMNTANALSAVLASPLNVSVTAIEQALKKVKLAGRFDYRRLKDRHWLFDVAHNEQGVEFLLAQLLPLWQQHLSKQQAERSNNKNPVIKLLFSMLGDKDIDQVVQRLTQADLPITDWFIAEIDYPRAASTAQLHSVLSTYIEAADRHEYANLAAATQAVIEASEPQDLIVVCGSFHTIGEALAALEKC
- the gatC gene encoding Asp-tRNA(Asn)/Glu-tRNA(Gln) amidotransferase subunit GatC, whose translation is MSQQTPETDNSNVSRQEILEVANLARLGIDEDTANSYADDISKVLSLMQTLSSVDTTDIVPLSNIHEVCQELRADVAHHDINRERNQSVAPAVENGLYLVPQVIE
- a CDS encoding SPOR and LysM peptidoglycan-binding domain-containing protein, with product MNFSRQALLGIGMIIGGSVMLYAMVQQIGSSDEQAQVPLIVNESTNEQASTTPLTTDIDTEKRILAQKQKERAARVAEQEKRAEQFLAEQESAEAQALAKARAENEQYRENTTTTGGDADSPEAAQETPATDSQPIANKVTSTTNSVTTKEIAETKKLVEAADAALKEAQIKKQAEAKKQAEERAAAERKKQAEEKAAAEAAKNEPPKAPTDYTVKRGDGLLKLARQYNVPVEALAQANDISPSASLQVGQDLTIPSRKQIQRLEREAAAAEKAREEKRKKEQALAKKSADAKRDAQQKLREARQEAKATDAKGDFGVQVALASNQAAADEVAKKFKAAGYEVKTSATSRGVRVIVGPERGKVAALALKDKVNSDPNVDTTSAWVLYWR
- a CDS encoding monooxygenase → MNYLLQVDFPYSGPFGDEFFTEMEGLAQDIATENGLVYKLWTENEETQEAGGIYVFDNLDDANRYLAKHTERLTSFGFSDIKSKVFKINEELSKITKASV
- a CDS encoding DUF1853 family protein — encoded protein: MSKQAAQPSFALIDNAPWEAFRRPYVRDLAYVLACPNVLTQWLDFAPHQNTHSISVHPADFWLAQFNAYQLRLHELDNTSAYQELTRYLLARPSPNRLGFHFEGLLAFWLEDGYARRLHPYETLANNIQLYSGKQTTGELDLILYNHKEAQVEHWELAIKFFMGSPPFAPENWVGINSNDNLERKMTYMQTKQFRAVWVETESQGQVKIDKRYALIKGRFFLPMNLTDLSQFNWPDWLSPSFPMHKWCDRRDKANLTRLESSQLRLAHYIEWFTKRSFYDGPQTKAVELNQREDDWLPRTGLYFEGDKPVVIYPQHQNAADN
- the gatB gene encoding Asp-tRNA(Asn)/Glu-tRNA(Gln) amidotransferase subunit GatB, which codes for MNTATTNDPAVRKELLVDGYEVVIGIEIHCQLNTESKIFSSAPTDFGHEPNTQASIIDLGLPGVLPVLNTGVVDRALKFGIGVNAELGLFNTFDRKNYFYPDLPKGYQITQMANPIVGKGYIDVVVNEGEKNEYPKRMGITRAHLEEDAGKSVHDAVDGMTGVDLNRAGTPLIEIVSEPDMRSADEALAYIRAIHQLVTWLGISDAVMAEGSFRCDCNVSVRKPGEQLGTRTELKNLNSFRFIERAINREIERQIDIIEDGGKVVQATMLYDADKDQTRIMRTKENADDYRYFPDPDLLPVRIEQHTIDAIKAAMPELPVARRARFEEALELSEYDARTLTGSRQLADYFEDVVTEVGQKNAKMAANWVMGDLLGALNKDDKNIIDSPISAKQLAGMLKRIDDDTLSGKLAKKVFSALYERAGGDADHAADIIIEEKGLKQETDTGAIKAMVEEVIANNQTMVDEYKGGKQKAFNGLVGQVMKASRGSANPQQVNQILKELLG
- the gatA gene encoding Asp-tRNA(Asn)/Glu-tRNA(Gln) amidotransferase subunit GatA produces the protein MSEMHLLSTEQLIAGLQDKQFSSLELTEHYIKRIEALDNKINSFITSTSDTARAQAKAADEMRAQGDKRPLLGIPMAHKDIFCTQGVLTTCGSKMLHNFISPYNATIVSNIDKVGMISLGKLNMDEFAMGSDNVSSYYGAVHNPWNLDHVPGGSSGGSASAVAAGFVPVATASDTGGSIRQPASFCGLTGIKPTYGRVSRFGMIAYASSLDQAGSMGRSAKDCAYLLQPMTGYDPRDATSIEREVPDYVQDINDAENAAADNPKPLEGLRIGVAKEYFTKGLNAEVEQTVRTALKQYEDLGATIVEVNITDPDITLATYYMLAPAEASSNLSRFDGVRFGYRCEDPKDLLDLYTRSRSEGFGPEVQRRILTGTYALSAGYFDAYYTKAQKVRRMIVEDFNKAFASCDVIASPTAPTAAYKLSENLDPASMYLGDVYTIGVNLAGLPALSQPVGLTSAGLPVGLQLIGQYWQESKLLATAHLFQQHTDHHLQHSPIAKETV